ACTCATCCACACTTAAGTCAACCGATTCTAAAAGAACTCCATCTGCTGGTACCAGTTCACCCATTCGGACATAAACCAGATCATCTGGAACAATCGCAGAAGTTGGGATTTTTTGGGTTTTCGAATCGCGGAGAACTTGCGAGTACTTTTGAGTCAAATTCTTAAGCGAATGAAGTGCAATCAGGGCCCGCTTCTCCATCGCAAAACCGATGAGGGTATTGAGGACGAGCACAAGCAGAACTGCCGCCGCCTCTACAAAATCCTGATTTATTGCCGAAAAGAGGGCCGCCAAAAATAGCAAGACAACAACAACATTCTTTAGCTGCCTGGCAACGAGTTCAAAATTACTCGGGGGCGGAGCAGATACAATTTGATTAGGTCCAAATGTCTGGAGTCTGTGCTCGGCTTCGGATTCGCTAAGGCCTACGTGGTTAGAATTTGCCATTTTCTAAAACATCGGTGCAACAGAACATTCATTGTTTCTCGAAACAACTTCGTTGGATTTCTCTAGGCTATGCCCCAAATCTTGTTTTGCACTTTTCTCTAGATTCCGCTCTACAGAAGCGCCAGTTCTGTTATCATTGACTTCACCACTTTTGTTCAACCCAGACTTAGCAATTTCCTCTTGAATCTCTGAAGATGCAGTAAGCTGGTCTTGAACCTGACTACCAGTTGGTGAGCTGCGAGGAGACTCTAACTGTGGCTCAGCGGCAGCGGACATTTGAGGTTCAGCGGGGTCAGCAACCCTATTTTTCTTTGTTTGTTCGTCTTCAGATATCTCTTTTGCTGCGCTGACAATATTTCGAAACTCTTTGTCTTCGTTCGCATCTTGCCAGCTAACCCGCCTCTGTGAACACTCCACCACAAGATACTTCTGATACTTCTTCGATTTAATGGTAAATCCGACTGCAAACTTATCTTTAAGGTTTAGAGGCAAAACCGAATCACTCACATCGATAGGGTCCTGCAGTTCATCATCTACCAAAAATTTAAATGATTGGGTGTCGAAAACTGCAACCTGTCTCTTGTAAGAGTTAGTTGAGTTAGACACTCCCAAGATCAAAGAGTGATCGCTTGTCGCAAAATAATCTCTTCCTGGAATTTCGTAAATCTCTCCGTTGGGGTTTACAAAATATCCACGAAAACGGTCCTTGTCGTTAATTCTAAGAAAGTATCCACTTGCCCACTGGACAAATTTAACTTCAGGGCTACCATTCTTGCCGTCAGCCAGGGTCTCTACCTTTTCACTAAGAAGTCGTCTGCCGCTTCGAGTTTTAAGACTAAACAGGTGGTACCCAGGTAGGTTCGAATACATTCTTACTTCAATTCCAATCTTGCCAAACTTATAGTTTTCTTTGACCGATTTTCTCACTGTTTTTGCGATGAGCGGGTCACTTGAGTAGGCGGTGGGCGCGTAATAAATAGATGCGCACAAACTAGCCACAGCCAAACAGCGACCAATGCAAATAGAACGACGCCCTACTCGACATGAGAACGCTCGAAGCAACTGAATACCAAAAGAGAAAGTACGAGATTTCATATTTAGCCTTTCTCGTTGATTTCTATTGGGAGCCTTCTATTCTCCTAAGTTCAATTGAAAATGTCTAGATAAGAGTTTCGCACCAAGAGCGTCTACTTTTTCTTAGGCTGCATGTTTTGTTTAAGGATTCTTTTGCGCATTCGAAACGACTTCGGCGTCACTTCAACAAGTTCATCGTCTCGGATCCATTCGAGAGCCTGTTCGAGCGAAAATTGCAAAGGTGGTCTGAGCTGAATCATTTCATCTGTTCCTGAAGCACGCACATTGGTGAGTTTCTTTTCTCTACAGCAGTTAACCCAAAGGTCGTTATCGCGACTGTGTTCGCCAATGACCATACCCTCATAGACGGGAACATTGGGTCCCACAAATAACTTTCCACGAGGCTCAAGGCCAAAAAGTCCATAGGTCACAGTATCACCTAGACGGTCAGACACAATTGCCCCGCTAGTCCTTTCAGGGGTCTCGCCTCGAAACGGACCGTATTCCAAAAACAAACTGTTTAAGATACCTGTGCCGCGCGTGATAGTTAAAAAATTGGAGCGAAAACCAATAAGTCCGCGGGCCGGTATATCATACTCAAGTCGCACTCTTCCTGAGCCTTTATTAACCATGTTCCGCATAACGCCTTTTCTTTGATGCATGAGTTCCGACACGGCTCCAAAATGTTCTTCAGGGATATCAACCGAAGCGAGCTCAATGGGCTCCATCGTTTCACCGTTGATCACTTTAAGAACCGCGGTAGGTTTTCCAACGGCAAGCTCGAAGCCTTCGCGCCGGATTGTTTCTATAAGTACCGACAACTGAAGCTCTCCGCGACCATAAACTTTAAAAGTGTCTGAAGAGCCGGTTTCTTCAAATCGAATAGAAACATTTCGTTGAGTTTCTTTAAAAAGCCGATCAATCATCTCTCGAGAAAGCAAAACTTTACCTTCTTTGCCGGCATAAGGAGAAGTATTTACGATAAACGACATATGAACGGCAGGAGGTTCGATAGTTATTCTTTTCTGAATTACCGGCGTTTCAATGTTGGTTACTGTATCACCAATGTTGACATCCTCAATTCCAGCGAGAATGGCAATGTCCCCAGCCATGACTTTGTCAGCGCGAACTTGATTGAGCCCTTCAAAAACCATGACGTCCTGAAGTCGGAGCTGCTGTTTTTTGTCGCCTTCGCCGACGACAAGGATTCGCTCGTTTTGATGTAGAATTCCTTGCAGGACTCGGCCGATAGCTAAACGCCCCAGGAAGTCTGAATGACCCACGTTGCTCACTAAAAGCGAAAGAGGCGCATCCTCTGAAAAATTGGGTGAAGGCACTTCTTGCAAGATAGTTTCAAAAAGATCTGACAAGTCACCTTTTGCATCTTTTACGGTCGACAGATCAGGAAGCTCCTTGAAGGCGATGCCATTTCTGGCCACGCAGTATACCATTTTGTAATTCATTTGTTCGTCGGTAGCTTCTAAGTCGATAAACAAATCGAAAATCTCGTTTTCAACTTCCTGTACGCGCGCGTCAGGCCGATCGATTTTATTGATAACAACTATAATTTTCAGGTTTTGATCCAGGGCTTTACGCAAGACGAACCGAGTCTGAGGGAGAGGGCCCTCCGAAGCATCGACGAGCAGACAGGCTCCATCAACCATTCCAAGAATTCGCTCCACTTCGCCGCCGAAGTCAGCGTGTCCTGGGGTGTCCACGATATTGGTTTTTACGCCTTTGTAAGAGTAAGAGCAGTTTTTTGCCTGAATAGTGATGCCGCGCTCTCGCTCTTGGTCCATCGAATCCATGACACGATCTTGAACATGCTCGTTGGAGCGAAAAACGCCTCCCTGCTTAAGCATGGCATCTACTAAGGTTGTCTTTCCGTGATCGACGTGAGCAATAATCGCAATATTCCTGATATCCATTGTCTTCCCTGTTTTTAGATTCGTAGCCTTGAAAGAGATACCGAAGTCTTGGTCGGAGCGCAACTCGCGAATCGCGTTTTCGAGGGTTCTAGGGTGTGTTTATGAGAATAAACTTAAAGACTAACAGCTTTAGGGAATCTAGGGTTACGACTTGGCCGGGGAGAATTGAGGCACACACCCCGTGTGTCGAAAGGGATATCCCACCGAGTTCTGAAAAAATCGGAAATCGAGTTTCTGCCCTTTTATGTTCTCCAAAACTTGCTCTTTCGTCTCAGCCTTGTCCATGACAGTTTTCCAAGAGGCTATTTGCCGAGGGTGATGCAAATCACTACTTGCAATCATTGGCAGCCGCGCGTGCTGCACTTCATGGAACAAGTGTTTACCGCTGGCGACCTCCCAGGCATCGAACAAGTTCTTGTAATGCTCGAGTTTATCCCAGAGATGAAATGTTTGTTTTTCTATCTTTCGTGTCCACACTGGGTGAGCTGCAATAGAGATGGCGCCCTGTTCACGAATTTCCATAAGAATTTCATCAACGCTTTGATTGGCGGATATAAACTTCCGAGCGCCCAAGGCTACGATATGGGCAGATCTATGGTTTGAAATTGAGTTCTTAGTCACTTCAAAACCCGGTAGAACCAACATGTTGAATTTCTTCAAAGCACGCTCGCCTTCGGAGTCTATTTCTTCAATGTAAGAGTTAAAGGAATCTTCGGTGAGAGTCCTGCTTAAATAATGGGCAGATCTACCTAAAAAAGAATTGGTTTCACACAAATGATCGGTGATAGCGATGGCTTTAAAACCGAGGTTTCCATAGAGGTCAACGAGCTGGGCAATAGAAAGTTGCCCATCGCTGTAGGTGGAGTGGATGTGAAAATCTCCAAGAACCATCTGAGTTTTCCTCTCAGTGCGTTTTTGACTGTAGCTTGGTCATATCACCAACGGTCAAAATTCCATTTTATGTATTTAGCCAATAACAATATGTTAGCGCTATTCGGGCCGGTTTTGCTTTAGGAGTGAGTGTGGCCTGAGTCAGGTTAGCAGTCAGAAAATGTTAAGTTCTGGTTAAGAAGAGTATTTAGAGTGCCAGTGGCGGTTTACTCAGTGTCGAGCGGTTTATGATCCAAAGAAGAAGGCTCACGTCGAAATTCTACGGAAAGGATTTTACCGTTGACGGCACTTACTAAAACCTCACGTCTCGAGCCATTTCTGTTCCCGGATGAATCTGCTGACTTCGCTAGGTAGGCTTTTACGGCTGATCCCGACGGATCTACAAAAAGCCAGGTGTGACTGTCGACCTGAGGGCTTTCGCTATCAAGTAGTTTTGGTACTTCCGCGGCAGTCAGCTTTGTCTCGTTAAAAACAGAGCGAACAGTTTTCAATTCATTCAGTATAGAGTAAACCGTGCCATTACTATTGTGAACGTAAAGGGCCAGATAACTGTTGTAGAAGGCGTCATCGTTCACGGCCTGAAAGATTCGGTATATTTTGGTGCCTTCTGTGAGTGGCTCCGACAAAACCTCGCTGTGTAACTGATTCGGTGGAAGACCAAAGAAAGGGCTAATCGCGCGCGCAAATGTGAGAGCCGTTCGATTGTCGTGAATCCCCGCCTCAATTTTTCCCCCGAATATGGAAGTTAGCCCACCTTGGTGATTGCGTAGGATCTGCCAGCTCGAACTTGGATCCAATCTTTGTATGTAAGCATGGAGCTCAGGAATACTCTGAGGATTTCGCCAGTGAGCTTGAAAAGAAGGTTGGTGAATTACGCCCTTCTTATCTTTTTTGTTTACGGAATCTCGTCGAGCCAGAGGCCAGGCAAAGAACAAAAAGAATACGGCAATTACTAGTGCGACGCGAAAGGATAACATAGGCTTTGAACTCGTGCGTTAGGTTAAATCTCTTAATTAAGTATCGGCGGATTTCTATTGTATGACTAGGAAGTCATTTTCTTTTGGACCCGAGTCTGAAATGTGGCAAAGAAACTTCAGAAAAAGCGAGCGCAAATATGCATTGGACACAACTTTTAGGAGTCATTGAGACCTTAGTCTTAGTAACTTTGCTAGGTCTTTCGGTCTGGTCAGTAACCGTAATTATAGATCGCAGACGGTTTCTTAAGGCTTATCTCTCGGATGAGAGTGTGGCCGAACTGAGAGGCGTCATTAAGGGTGGAAAGCCGGGAGCGTCAGCCCTTCTCAAATCAAAAGCTATTTGCGCTGCTTTAGAAGCGGCAAAAGACTCAAGAATGAGCGACACGAAGAAAATGCGACTCATTAAAGAACAACTTGTCGAGTTTAAGTTAGAAACAGAAAAGGGATTGGCTGTTTTGGCCACCTTGGGGGCGAATGCACCTTTTATTGGACTTTTTGGTACGGTCTTGGGAGTGGTTCGAGCCTTTTCGAAGTTAGGCGAGGCGAGTTCAAGTGGAACCGCCTCAGTTATGACAGCAATTTCGATGGCTTTGATCGCCACCGCAGCGGGTTTGTTCGTCGCGATCCCTGCGGTTGCTGCGTACAACGTTTTCGCAAAGAAGATTCGTGTAGCGCTTCTTCAAATTCAAACTTCTTTAGAAGCAGGAATCGATTAAAGTTTTTTCGAGGTGACTATGGCATCCCAAGCAGAAGATTTCGATCAGGATGAAAACCTACTCTCGCAGATCAATGTGACACCTTTTGTAGATGTCGTTCTCGTGTTGCTGGTGATTTTTATGGTTACCGCTCCCATGTTGGCCAGAGAGGCGCTTGAGCTCAGTTTGCCAAAGGCCGGTTCAGGACAAGAAAAGCCTACTCAAACACTGGCCGTGGCTATCAATAGAAACGGACAGATTCTCGTAGATGGTTTAGCTGTTTCAGAATCAGAACTTGCTGGCGAATTGAGCGCTCGTGCTCAGGGTATTGCTGGCGTCGTCGTCAGCGCCGACAAACAGATAGACTATGGCCTCTTTGTTAAGGTTGTTGATTTGATCAAGTCTTCTGGGATCGAAAAATTGGCAATTGAAGTATTGCGCGAGAATAGAGAGTAGGGGCGTTTTTTTGGTGTTCGCTGGCAATTTCACACGAGACTACTTAGGGGTTGTTGCCAACTCATCTTCTTGCTTTTCCACACTAGTTTGTAAGAAATGGCAACAGCCTTATGGAAAAGCGACGAGGTCAGTTTGAAATCCCAAAGTTTGTCTCGAGCCTCATTTGGACTTGTTCAGCGTCCTCTGAGTTTGTCGTTAATAGTCCATTTCGGTTTCGCATTGTTTGTAGGTGCATTGATCAATTCTCAGTTCCGTTCGTCTAAAAGCCAAGTTGAACTAACGGTCTTCTATCCCGAGCAAGCCATAAAGTCGCCGGTGATCGAGCAAATTCAGGCGAGAAGTGCTCCGAAAGTTGACCCTAAAAAGTCAGTCTATGGGTTAAGTCGAAAGGCCATCACAGAAGATCAAAGTGACGTCACGACAAAGCAGGGCAATACTCTTGCTAAACAGAGAGACGAAAAAGTTTTAAATGAAGACGATCCTGATTCGCTTCCGATCCCAACGGACGAATATCTCTTGACCCAGATGCCTGTCGTGAAAAGAGAAGTAAGAGCAAGATATCCCGATGAAGCTCGACGAAACAGGGTAGAGGGAGCCGTGGTGTTAGATGTGCTCATCGATCGTGCCGGACTTGTGCGAGAGGCGAGAGTGCTCGAAGGACTTGGTTATGGAACCGAAGCCGCAGCCCTTGAGGCGATAAGGCAGTTTGAGTTTTCACCCGGAATGATGGGTGAAAAATCTGTCGCTGTTCGGATCAGGTATCTTTACCGGTTTGTATTGGAGTAAGACATGAAATTTTTTGATCTGCCGAAATGGCTCCTTTGTTTCTCTTTTTCGGCTCGCCTGTCTTTTCTCGCTAGCCTGAGCGTTTTGGTGGTGATGGACTTTTCTCAGGCTCTCGCTGAGACTCTCGAAGGTGATGAAGTGCCCGCAGAAGTCACTTTTCAGTTTTCTGGTTATTTGAAAGAAAAGGGCACCAAAAAGCCCTTAGAGTCACAGAATATTTATTTGTTACCGAAAAAGCTTAAGGCCACAACGGATAAGAGCGGTTTTTTTGTGATTCCGAATGCACCTTCAGGAAAGTTTGAGATCGTGGTTCGGGTTGCTAATTTTGAATCTTACAATGAGAGTTTTGATCTCAATCAAGATTCAGAAGTTACTATTTATATCGAAAAGTCCCAGTACATTTCTTTTGAATCAACTGTGGTCGGGCAGGCCGATCGAGATCGAACGAGTAGAAGTTTAAAAACTGAGGAGTTTCTTAAGTTGCCGGGTGGCGGAGACGGAGACCCAGTAAAGGCGATACAAAACTTACCCGGCGTTAATAGGCAAGTAGGATTTAGCTCGCAGATAGTTATTCAGGGCTCTGAACCAAAAGACACCTCATATGTTTTAGAGGAGCATGAGATACCTTTGGTTTTTCACTTCGGCGGGTTGACGTCGGTTTTTTTTCCAGAAGCCGTGAGCGAGGTTGAATATCTTTCGGCTGGCTATGAAGCCAATTACGGCAGAGCAATGGGTGGTCTTGTAGGCTTAAAGGTAAGAAAGCCGCGCTCAGACCGATTTCACGCACTTGCTTATGTTGATACGGCTAAATCGGGCTTGCTATTAGAAACTCCCTTAGATGATAGATCTTCTATTATGGTTGGAGGGCGATACAGCTACATCGGAGAAGTAGTTAGAGCCGTTCTTGAAGATTCAGAAGGCGATCTTGATCTCACGGTCGCGCCCACTTTCGGTGATGTGATGGCGGTTTACGATCGGGACTTCTACGATGGGTGGAGTCTACATTGGGTGAATCTTTACTCTTTTGATCGACTGGCCTTTTTACTCGCCCAGCCAAGTGAGATGGACCCTACCATCAGAGGAGATTTCGAGAATCAAACGAGCTTTTATCGGCTAATACCTAAGGTGACCAAAGAGTGGGGCGAGGCTCGATCGAATTTGTCTTTAGGTTACGGGAAGGACTGGATTTTCTTTAAAAGCTCTAGCAATTATTTTTCTTTGGGTTCGACCAATTTTACAGCTCGAGGCGATCACAGGTGGAAGCCATCTTCGAGTTGGACATCTACAATGGGATTCGACAATCAGTACGTTTGGGCTTCCGTGAATGTGAGTTTGCCCACGAACACATCACGCGGCGGGGTTTCGTCTCCACTGGCATCGGAAATGATAAACAGAGACATAACACTTAAGTCAAATCTGCTTGGCCTTTATTGGAAGAACAATTTTTCACTCTCAGATCAGTTTGAAATATCTCCGCAGGTGCGTTTCGATCGCTACTCAGTGACTAAAGAAAACCTTTTTTCGCCAAGATTCACAGCAGCCTATAGCTTGGCGAGTGCCTCGAAAATTGTACTTGCCAGCGGTATTTACTATCAGCCCCCAGAACCTCAAGAAACAGACACGGGATTTGGTAACCCAGATCTAAAATCTCCGAATGCAAAACATGTTGCCATCTACTATGAAACAGATTTTAGAAAAGGAGCTACGGATGGTTGGGAGCTCAGAGCGGGGCCCTATTATCGACTCTTCAACGATTCGGTTGCAAACTCAAGTAGCTATGTTGTGAGAGATGGCGCTCTCACCCCCGAGCGCTATAACAATTCCGGGGGAGGAAGTGCCTATGGGCTGGAGACACTCCTGCAGCTTTCGGGTGACCCTTTTTCGGGTTGGCTTTCTTACACTGTTTCGCGAAGTGAGCGATTTGACAATGGCGGGCCAGTCTTTCCAGCGAGATTTGACCAGACTCACAATTTGAATCTTCTTGCGTCCTATAATCTCGGAAGAAAGTGGCTCCTATCGGCACGATTTAGATATGTTACGGGTAATCCTGTGACTCCCATCGCCGGATCGGTGTTTGACTCTGATAATGATGTTTACACGCCGATACGCGGTCCATTTTATTCAGAAAGATTGTCGGAGTTTTATCAGTTCGATTTAAGAGTTGATAAGAAGTGGATTTACGACACTTGGATACTTTCTGCGTATCTGGATATTCAAAACGCCCTCAATGCCAAAAATCAAGAGGCCATTGTGTATTCGTATGACTACAGTCAGAAGACAGCAGTAACCGGCTTGCCGGTTTTTCCAACCTTAGGAGTTCGCGGTGAATTTTAGATTTATGAGCTTACTTCCGCTGGCTTTTCAATTAATGAGTTGCAGCAACGATAACTTTTTAAAGTCTTCCAATCTCATCGGGTTAAGAATAATCGGAATTATAGCAGATCAACCGGAGGTGAGCCCTGGAGCCACGGTTACACTGACGCCGATCGTAAGCGACTACAACGGAGGCGGACGAGCGATTAGTTACCAATACCAGTTGTGTGGTGACCCCGGTATATCTTACGGTGCAGCTCCTTCCTGCACGGGGCAGACCATTGTTTCTTCAAGCAGCGGAACTCTTGCGGGGCTATCTGCACCAAACTATGTGGGGCCGACTTCAGCGATTTCATTAAGTTTGCCCGATGCAGCCACTGTATTTGCGAATCGATCTTCTATCGATCAGTTCAATGGTGTTGATCTTTTGTTTGTAATGACTGTTTCAGCCGGTAAAGAAAGTTTAACGGCATTTCGTCGCATCAGTGTGACCACTAAGACGGTAGTTAATCAAAATCCTGTAATCGCAGATATATTGTCAGTAGGAGTGTCGGTAACAACACTTCCGGCGACGAAAGTTTCGATCTCGCCTTCTCTTGCGTCGCAACCCGAAGTCTTTGAAACCATGAGTATAGATGGAGTTGTCAAATCGCAAACAGAAACTTTGATAGTTAGTTGGTACAGTACGGGCGGGATATTGAAATACGTTCGCACTCTTTCTGATTCTGCAAACGAATGGGACCCTCCGACTGCACAGACAGACGGAAGGAGCCAGGTGTTAATTGCCATTGTTAGAGACGCGAGGGGCGGTTTGGGATACCTGATTCGCGAGCTGTAGCTGCCGTCGATTTAAACGAATTGAGCTTCTTGTGCGTCGTTAATGTCTTGATTGAAACGAAGTATTAATGAATAACCTTTCTATGAATGAACTGAGTTTGGTGGAATCCTATGCAGACTAGTAACTTACGGTCGGTAGTATTAGTGGGAGGCGGCCTTAGTTCTTCTATTTTAGCTTGGTACTTTAGGTCTACCCACCCATTAGTTGAAATCACAATCTTTGACGAAAAATCAGAAGCCGAGCTATCGAAGAAAACTTGGTCCTTTCATAGGTCTGATATAGGTCAGGAGTATGAAAGAATTCGACCACTAGTAAATTTTAGTTGGCCTCAGTATGAAGTAAGGTTCAGAAGTTATTCAAAAATATATGATTCAGAATACTCAACTCTGAAACCTTCTCACTTAAAAAAACGTCTTGAAGAGGTCGGAGTTAATTTCTACATCAACTGTAAAGTCCAAATAGTAGATGCGCAGACGGTTAGCCATGCGAATGGCGTTGTGAAGGCGGATCTTGTGATAGATGGCCGGGGCCAGAGCCCTTATTCGAAAGGGACATGTGGCTACCAGAAGTTTCATGGCTTAGAGATTCAAACAGTCTCTGATCACAAAATTGCCGTTCCAATCCTTATGGATGCCACGGTCAATCAGATTGATGGTTATCGCTTTTTTTACGTCTTGCCTTTGTCAAAAGATCGCCTACTTGTCGAAGACACGCGTTACTCAGATACAACAGAGCTGAACGTGTCAGATTA
This sequence is a window from Bdellovibrionales bacterium CG10_big_fil_rev_8_21_14_0_10_45_34. Protein-coding genes within it:
- the typA gene encoding translational GTPase TypA, translated to MDIRNIAIIAHVDHGKTTLVDAMLKQGGVFRSNEHVQDRVMDSMDQERERGITIQAKNCSYSYKGVKTNIVDTPGHADFGGEVERILGMVDGACLLVDASEGPLPQTRFVLRKALDQNLKIIVVINKIDRPDARVQEVENEIFDLFIDLEATDEQMNYKMVYCVARNGIAFKELPDLSTVKDAKGDLSDLFETILQEVPSPNFSEDAPLSLLVSNVGHSDFLGRLAIGRVLQGILHQNERILVVGEGDKKQQLRLQDVMVFEGLNQVRADKVMAGDIAILAGIEDVNIGDTVTNIETPVIQKRITIEPPAVHMSFIVNTSPYAGKEGKVLLSREMIDRLFKETQRNVSIRFEETGSSDTFKVYGRGELQLSVLIETIRREGFELAVGKPTAVLKVINGETMEPIELASVDIPEEHFGAVSELMHQRKGVMRNMVNKGSGRVRLEYDIPARGLIGFRSNFLTITRGTGILNSLFLEYGPFRGETPERTSGAIVSDRLGDTVTYGLFGLEPRGKLFVGPNVPVYEGMVIGEHSRDNDLWVNCCREKKLTNVRASGTDEMIQLRPPLQFSLEQALEWIRDDELVEVTPKSFRMRKRILKQNMQPKKK
- a CDS encoding phosphotransferase, with the translated sequence MVLGDFHIHSTYSDGQLSIAQLVDLYGNLGFKAIAITDHLCETNSFLGRSAHYLSRTLTEDSFNSYIEEIDSEGERALKKFNMLVLPGFEVTKNSISNHRSAHIVALGARKFISANQSVDEILMEIREQGAISIAAHPVWTRKIEKQTFHLWDKLEHYKNLFDAWEVASGKHLFHEVQHARLPMIASSDLHHPRQIASWKTVMDKAETKEQVLENIKGQKLDFRFFQNSVGYPFRHTGCVPQFSPAKS
- a CDS encoding biopolymer transporter ExbD, which gives rise to MASQAEDFDQDENLLSQINVTPFVDVVLVLLVIFMVTAPMLAREALELSLPKAGSGQEKPTQTLAVAINRNGQILVDGLAVSESELAGELSARAQGIAGVVVSADKQIDYGLFVKVVDLIKSSGIEKLAIEVLRENRE
- the crtY gene encoding lycopene cyclase, with the translated sequence MQTSNLRSVVLVGGGLSSSILAWYFRSTHPLVEITIFDEKSEAELSKKTWSFHRSDIGQEYERIRPLVNFSWPQYEVRFRSYSKIYDSEYSTLKPSHLKKRLEEVGVNFYINCKVQIVDAQTVSHANGVVKADLVIDGRGQSPYSKGTCGYQKFHGLEIQTVSDHKIAVPILMDATVNQIDGYRFFYVLPLSKDRLLVEDTRYSDTTELNVSDYKNEIARYCADVLKIQIKEVTSEETGVLPIPFAPRLAKTFLFPTIGTAGQYCHPVTSYTLADSVRVSKEICQLENINTTSVMDLLNQYRESRAKVNSFYFKLNRLLFLAGKPTERWRIFEHFYAMPASTVARFYAGETTALDKMRILSGKPPVPILDAIRVLRKSEMEFT
- a CDS encoding MotA/TolQ/ExbB proton channel family protein, which gives rise to MDPSLKCGKETSEKASANMHWTQLLGVIETLVLVTLLGLSVWSVTVIIDRRRFLKAYLSDESVAELRGVIKGGKPGASALLKSKAICAALEAAKDSRMSDTKKMRLIKEQLVEFKLETEKGLAVLATLGANAPFIGLFGTVLGVVRAFSKLGEASSSGTASVMTAISMALIATAAGLFVAIPAVAAYNVFAKKIRVALLQIQTSLEAGID